The following is a genomic window from Clostridium fungisolvens.
CATAGTTGATGTACTATTATTTGATGATTTTGAAACTTTGGATGTATTTGGACCTGTTGAAATACTTGGTAAACTTCCTGATATATTTAAGTTGAATTTCATATCTATAGATGGAGAGGTCATTGAAAGCTCTCAAAGAGTAAGAATTGAGAGTAATTTATATAAAGAAGAGAAAGACGTAGAAAGAATTTTAATTGTACCAGGTGGTAATGGAACGAGAGAAAATGTTAGTGACGAAAGTTTTATTAGCTTTATTAGAGAGCTGCATAATCGTGCTAAATATACGCTTAGTATTTGTACTGGTTCGGCTTTACTTGCAAAAGCAGGAATATTAGATAATAAAAGAGCAACTACAAATAAAAAGGCATATAAGTGGGTAACAGAGCAAGGTGAAAAAGTTCTATGGGTTGAAGAAGCAAGATGGGTACAGGACGGAAAGCTATATACTTCTTCCGGAGTATCTGCCGGTATGGATATGACTTTAGGATTTATTGAAGATATTTTGGGGAAAGCAAAGGCATTGGAGACTAGCCAAAGAATAGAGTATATTTGGAACGAGGATAGCACCTATGATCCATTTTATAAGTTATATGAGTAATTGGAAAAGTCCCTGAATATGCAAAGTCATTAAGTGGACAGCTACATGAAACTACTTTTTATTATAAAGAGTTATAAAGAGTTAATATAAACATAATATTTCTTAAAAAATTATTATTTCTATATCAGTTTAATATTAAATGTAAGGGATAGAAAAAATATATGAAAGAAGTTAAATTTGCAGTTTTTACCGATTTGCATTACGACCATATTCATGATGGACAAAGAAGGTTGAAAAATTTTATAGCTGATATACAAGAAAAAGATATAGATTTTATCGTCAACCTTGGAGATTTTTGCAAAGCTACAAAAAATAATAACTCACTGCTAGACATACTTAATAGTACTGGAAGACCATATTATAACCTCATTGGTAATCATGATTCAGATTCATGTGATAGAGAAGAAGTGCTTAGATTCTTTGGGATGAAAGATAGCTACTATTCCTTTAAGTATGGTGATATAAAATTTATTGCTTTAGATACTTGTTTCATACAGTATGATAGAGAGTATGTACCATATTGTAAAAAGAATTATGATTCTTCCGCTGGAATTTATCCTGTATTACCGGAGGAGGAGCTCAATTGGCTAAAGAAAGAGCTTAAAGAAGAATGCCCTTACTTTGTTATCCTTTCTCATCATAGTTTTGAAAATGAATTCATGAAAAGAGGAGTTCATAACCGTAATGAAGTGCAACAGTTAATCAATGATATAAATAAAACTGAAAAAAGAGTACTAATGTGTTTAAATGGGCATGATCATGCAGACTCTATAAGAAAGATTGGAGATACATATTATTTTGCAGTAAATGCAATGTCATATATTTGGTTTGGACCACAGTACGAGCATTTTACTTATTCTGAGGATATACATGAAAGATACCCGTTTATTAAGGACTTAGTACTTTATGAAGAAGGGCTATATACTATTGTAACTATATTACCAGATGGAAATATTAAGATAGATGGTATGGAAGGGTGTTTTCAGACAGTATCACCAAAAGAACTTGGTATAGAAGGTGATTGGAATGGACGCGCTATAACAGCTAGAATATCTTCATTGAATACTGATAATAACAAGTAGCTACAAGATAATATTAATAGAAAATAGACTAATAATAAAAGTGAGCATAATTGAAAGTTAAACTATATAAAAATATTAAACAATAAGGGAGAAATAGAATGAAAGTTTCATTATTACAGCCTAAAATCGAAAAAGGTAATATTAGAAATAATATTGCACACATACAAGAGTTAATTGATAAGAGTAGAGGGGAGTTATTGGTTTTACCAGAGTATGCTTTTACAGGTTCATTGGTCTCAGAAAGTAATGTTGATGTAGATAAGTGGATAATTGAAGGAGATGTAGCAAAGAAAAACTTAAAAATACCTGAAGGAAAGATATTGCTAACTAATTCTTTAGTAAGAATAAACGAAGAAGTTTATAACTGTTGTGAATTCTTACCTGAAGATAAAAAACAAATTAAGGTTTTCCCAGATTCAACAGAGGAAATGCAAGGAATAAAAGCTGGGAAAGAACATGAAACTTTTCAAATGTTTAATAAGAAATTTAAGGTGTTCATTTGTATGGATCTAAAGCATTGGAAATCTATAGAAACAAAGGATTTAGACTTTGTATTGTTTATTTATCATTTCACTAATGAGAATTATGAAAAGAGAATCATGGAGCTAAAGGAATTTGTAAGTGAGAGAAAAATGCCAGTGTTAGCTAGCAGTATAGTATCAGATAAAAATAATGGTTTTAGTACTTATATAAATGAAAGTACGATTATATCTATTCCTGAGCTAGAAGGAATATTAGAAATTGAGCTATAGAAGCTATGAAAAGTGAGATTAAACTATGAGAATAATTGATTTAACCCATACAATTTCAGAACGAATGCCAGTATATCCCGGTACAGAGGAACCTAAATTAGAAATTGCAAATACATATGATAAAAGCGGTTTTAAAGAAACCTTATTAACTATGTTCTCTCATACAGGAACTCATATGGATGCACCAGCTCATATATTTGATAAAAAAACTACTTTAGATTCATTTCCTGCTGAACAATTTGTAGGAAAAGCATTAGTAATTGATTGCAGTGATTTAAAGGAAGGTGAGAAAATCACTATTGAATATATTGAAAATGTAATAGAAAAGGCTGATGAAGCAGAGTTTATTTTGTTTAGAACAGGATGGGATGAATTTTGGGGTACAGATGCTTATTTCGGAGAGTACCCTTATATCACAGAAGAGGTTGCAGACTATCTGATACAAAGTAAGAAGAAGGGTGTGGGCTTAGATGTAATAGGTATAGACCCTATTGCAGATGAAAACTTAACCTTACACAAAAAGCTTTTTGCTGAAACTGAAATAGTTGTTATTGAAAATTTGACTAATCTAAAGAAAGTTGGTAACGACTTGTTTACTCTATGTGCACTTCCTCTAAAATATGAGAATGCTGATGGAGCGCCAATTAGAGCGATTGCAATTTTAGAAGACAAGTAATATAAAGAAGGTAAAGGGAGATCTGAAAAAGGTCTCCCTTTGATAATATATTGGAATCCAGTAATAAGTACACGTGGGTTATTATAACTTATATACCATATTATTGAAATTAATGTGCTTATTATGTATAATAAGTTGAAGTGCAGGTATAGAGAGTAAGGAGATCCTTATATGGAAATAAAGTTTGAAATAGCTAATATTGAAGATGCTGAAGTATTGGTTGAGGTTAGAAATCTAAGTTTTTTTTCAGACTATATAAAATATGGTGAATGTCCAGGATACAATATATCAATAGAAAGTATGACTAATACACTACTCAATACTAAAATAAAATCATACAAAATATTTAGTGATGAAAAAGTCGTAGGTAATATAAGCGTTAGAGAAAATAATGATAATACTTGTTATATTGGTTGCCTTTGTGTAATACCTAGTTATGAAAATAGAGGAATAGGACAACATGCCATAAGGTTTGTTGAAAAAGAATTTTCCAATGTAACTGTATGGAGTTTAGAAACACCAGCAGATAAAGAGCGAAATCATTATTTCTATAAAAAGCTTGGATATAACATTGTTGATGAATATATGAGCGGTTCAGTTAAGGTAGTGTTGTTTGAAAAGAAGCTACTCTGTAAATAAAGTAATACTATTATTTATAGGTTTATCAATTTAAATAAGGAGAGAGGTATGAAGAAAAAAATATTATTAATAGCATCAATCCTATTAATCATAATAGCAGCAGTAATTTTGTTTATCGGTATAGGAGAAGGTAACAATTCAGCAAGAGTTATAGCACTTGTTTTAATATTGGTTGCAAATGTATTAAATATTTTTAGAAATGCTGATAGGTGGAAACAAGGAAGATAAATTCAACTGGCCCTATGTTCGAGAGTTTCTGATGATGGAGTAAAGACTAGTGAATAAATTATTTTAAAGAACATAAGGAGATGTATGTATGAACCTAATAAAGAAAGATAAGTTAGCTTTTATAATTATAATTGTGGTAGCTTTAGCATCTTCTTTTACTGGGTGCTACCATAAAGAAAAAAGTACAGTAAAAGCAATTTATTTATCACCTAAAGAAGGCGGACAGCTTACCAAAGAAGATCTTGATAAGTATCCAGAGGTTCTGCGTGTAACTAGTCAAAAGGAAATGAAAGCTTTAGTTACTAAAAACACAGCGATTTGGATAGATAAAGATTCTGTAAATTTAGTTGACTCAGATTGGCTTAGTGAACAAGCTAAGAATAAATTTCCTATTGTACTTGTTGGATATAACGACCCTATATACTCTTTTAGAGATAAATTATCATGTTTTAACATCAAAGGTCCTTACATTGACTGGAGCAAACAAAAATTAGAGCCTGGGTTTAGCGTTGGAATGTTTAAAGAGCAAACAGCTGAAGAAAGTTCCGTATTTTTGAAGAAGTATGACATGGTTCCAGACACAAAACAAATACTATCAATAACGAATATTCTGCTTGATGGCAAGTTACCACAATAGAATTTAGATTTATGATCTTAAAGACTTAATGAAATTTTTTGTAAGAATGCATATGATAAGAATACTTTTATATCATAGCAAGTTATAAGTTTGATAAGCTTTAAGCTAATTCTATAAAACACCGTACTAGAAATAGTTACGGTGTTTTACTTATAACTAGAAAATAAAGGTGCAAAGAAGTTAGTAATAAAATGTTTTTTTTCAGAAATAGAAAAGAGTATGCAAGTTTTGAAACGATAATTGATTAATATAAGGTGGTATGCTAGTCTTATTACATAAACTTTTAAAAGTTTGCGTAATAAGTTTGGAGAGTGGGGACAACCAATGAAAAATCGTTATAGTTTAAGTTTTAAAGCCTTCTATTTTATATATTTAGGAGCTGTTGGAACCTTCATGCCTTATGTAAATGTATATTTAGAAAAAAGTGTGGGATTAAATGGTTCTCAGATTGGATTAATTGCCGCATTAAGTTCAGTAGTTGGATTTACTGTAATTCCTATCTGGGGAGTAGTTGGAGATAAAACTAAAAGATATAATGCTTTATTAAGAGTATCTCTTGCTGGGGCTTTAGTGATGGTTGCTTTATATCATAAAGCAGCAACATATCCAATGATAGTATTCTGTGCAATTGGTTTAGAAACAATGCGATTAGGTACTATACCTATGTCGGATACTGTAACTACTAAGTACTGTCACGAAAGTGGTGACAATTATGGAGCTATTAGAGCTATGGGGTCACTAGGATATATGCTAGCAAGTATGGTAGTTGGGTTTTTAGCAGATAAATTTGGATTAGATGGGCCTATTTTCGCTAGTTATGCTTTCTTATTAGCTATAGCTATTCCAATTAGTTTTACTTTCCCTAAAAAAGGCAATGAGGAAGAGCGAGAAGAAGATACGCTGCAAAAAAGTAGCTTTAGGGAACTATTGACCAATAGAAATTACATATTTATTTTGTGCATTGCTATTCTTACAACAGTAGTAGTAGATTCTGCAATGAGTTATGCTGGAAATCATCTGGTATCTACTTTACACGGTACCAAATCATTAATTAGTTGGATGACTTTTATAACAGTGCTGCCAGAAGTATTATTCTTAATGGTTGCTATTAAGTTTATTAATAAAATAGGTTTCAAGAAGTATTATATTTTGGTTGTTATTTCAATGATAGTGAGATTTGGAGTTTATTCATTTTCTAATAATCAATATGCATTCTTGGCAGTAAGTATTGTTCATTGTTTAGGTGTTGCGATGGTTACAGTGGGAAACTTGACTTATATTAGGAATTCAGTTAATTCGGCAGTTTTAGGTACTGCAATTACTTTGTTCAATGCAGCCATGTCTATTGGAAGAGCTATATTTGGATATGCATTTGGAATTGTATACCAATATGGCAATAGTTACATGATTTATATGCTTGGAACATTAGCTTTTGTAGCTGCTTTAATTATGTTAATTAGGACAAACCATTTTGATAAAATGGATGTAAAAAATGGACATATATTTTAAAGTTATTAGTTTTTTAGATTTGGGAGAATGAAATGAGTGAACTTTCTGGAAGGCCTAATATTCTAAAGAGATTAAATAGTGACATAATCAAAAATGCTTTGAAAAACTTAGAATCTGCAACTAAGGCAGAATTAGTACAAGAGACAGGGATAAGTCTTACTACTGTTGGAGTTATACTGAGTAAGCTTATAGAAGAGGGCGAGGTTCAAAATCAAGGTTACGATGAGTCGAGCGGAGGTAGAAGGGCTGAAAGATACACTCTTAATCTTAATTATTCTCTGGCAGTTGCTTTATGTGTTGAGAATAAATACTTAGATTATGCAGTAGGTAATTCAGCTGGAGAACTATTAGAAGAAGGACGAGTAGAAATCACTGAAACTAAACAAATTAATGCAGTGGAAGATGTTTTGAATAGCTTAATAGATAAGTTTGATTCAATAAAATGTATTGGTATTGGAGTGCCTGCAGCAGTAGCCAATGGACGCCTTTTTACAGGGACAAAATTAGAAGAATGGCATAACTTTAATGTCCAGGATTATCTTGAAAAGAAATATAATATTCCAGTCATTATGGAAAATGATCTTAATGCAATAGCAGTTGGT
Proteins encoded in this region:
- a CDS encoding cyclase family protein translates to MRIIDLTHTISERMPVYPGTEEPKLEIANTYDKSGFKETLLTMFSHTGTHMDAPAHIFDKKTTLDSFPAEQFVGKALVIDCSDLKEGEKITIEYIENVIEKADEAEFILFRTGWDEFWGTDAYFGEYPYITEEVADYLIQSKKKGVGLDVIGIDPIADENLTLHKKLFAETEIVVIENLTNLKKVGNDLFTLCALPLKYENADGAPIRAIAILEDK
- a CDS encoding metallophosphoesterase family protein, which encodes MKEVKFAVFTDLHYDHIHDGQRRLKNFIADIQEKDIDFIVNLGDFCKATKNNNSLLDILNSTGRPYYNLIGNHDSDSCDREEVLRFFGMKDSYYSFKYGDIKFIALDTCFIQYDREYVPYCKKNYDSSAGIYPVLPEEELNWLKKELKEECPYFVILSHHSFENEFMKRGVHNRNEVQQLINDINKTEKRVLMCLNGHDHADSIRKIGDTYYFAVNAMSYIWFGPQYEHFTYSEDIHERYPFIKDLVLYEEGLYTIVTILPDGNIKIDGMEGCFQTVSPKELGIEGDWNGRAITARISSLNTDNNK
- a CDS encoding ROK family protein, producing the protein MSELSGRPNILKRLNSDIIKNALKNLESATKAELVQETGISLTTVGVILSKLIEEGEVQNQGYDESSGGRRAERYTLNLNYSLAVALCVENKYLDYAVGNSAGELLEEGRVEITETKQINAVEDVLNSLIDKFDSIKCIGIGVPAAVANGRLFTGTKLEEWHNFNVQDYLEKKYNIPVIMENDLNAIAVGFANNHLKEDGVSSSKFLNMIYINFMTTGIGSGIIANGMLIRGFSNYAGEISFLQLGNGDTFASTVTKEHTNDEYANAIAIAIGNLSCIVNPEYVVIGGDAFEEYNLDLINEYCSRYIPQNVRPKIIHAEDYREDYISGIMHLTIEEMNSGIRLVTTKRL
- a CDS encoding DJ-1/PfpI family protein; the encoded protein is MSYIVDVLLFDDFETLDVFGPVEILGKLPDIFKLNFISIDGEVIESSQRVRIESNLYKEEKDVERILIVPGGNGTRENVSDESFISFIRELHNRAKYTLSICTGSALLAKAGILDNKRATTNKKAYKWVTEQGEKVLWVEEARWVQDGKLYTSSGVSAGMDMTLGFIEDILGKAKALETSQRIEYIWNEDSTYDPFYKLYE
- a CDS encoding GNAT family N-acetyltransferase, with the translated sequence MEIKFEIANIEDAEVLVEVRNLSFFSDYIKYGECPGYNISIESMTNTLLNTKIKSYKIFSDEKVVGNISVRENNDNTCYIGCLCVIPSYENRGIGQHAIRFVEKEFSNVTVWSLETPADKERNHYFYKKLGYNIVDEYMSGSVKVVLFEKKLLCK
- a CDS encoding MFS transporter produces the protein MKNRYSLSFKAFYFIYLGAVGTFMPYVNVYLEKSVGLNGSQIGLIAALSSVVGFTVIPIWGVVGDKTKRYNALLRVSLAGALVMVALYHKAATYPMIVFCAIGLETMRLGTIPMSDTVTTKYCHESGDNYGAIRAMGSLGYMLASMVVGFLADKFGLDGPIFASYAFLLAIAIPISFTFPKKGNEEEREEDTLQKSSFRELLTNRNYIFILCIAILTTVVVDSAMSYAGNHLVSTLHGTKSLISWMTFITVLPEVLFLMVAIKFINKIGFKKYYILVVISMIVRFGVYSFSNNQYAFLAVSIVHCLGVAMVTVGNLTYIRNSVNSAVLGTAITLFNAAMSIGRAIFGYAFGIVYQYGNSYMIYMLGTLAFVAALIMLIRTNHFDKMDVKNGHIF